One Papaver somniferum cultivar HN1 chromosome 10, ASM357369v1, whole genome shotgun sequence genomic window carries:
- the LOC113315208 gene encoding cytochrome P450 71A1-like, whose product MFHPITFSIIIILFFYAVFYIFKKQLKGSSDVRSNIKLKLPPSPPKIPILGNFHQLTLMIHRCFHCVSALYGPIVLLHWATKPILVVSSAEMASEIIKTHDVTFADRFVPKTIRVIFFGGNDLVFAPYGERWRQLRKFCVLELLTAKRVQSFKYVREEEVDKVMEKIAHSSRQGDIINLTETISTMLNSIIFRCSLGDNFNKDYTQKFIGLIKMATRLMESAFSCEDYFPWLKWMDVITGLDRKLKRTSEEINTFLNQIIDDHLLSGNSCVKHSDHDNKRNFIELLLLHAEKQPNLHLTRDNIKGIILDMFIAGSETTATVVDWAIAELIKNPKLMKKAQEEVRRVVGNKMKVEEHDINQMDYLKCIVKESLRLHPPVPSLLGRNSSANVKIGGYDIPANTVLFINAYTIQRDPESWDKPEEFYPE is encoded by the exons ATGTTTCACCCTATTACATTTTCTATCATAATCATTCTGTTTTTCTATGCTGTTTTCTATATATTCAAGAAACAGCTTAAGGGGTCTAGCGATGTTCGATCGAACATAAAGCTCAAGTTACCACCTTCTCCTCCCAAGATTCCAATCCTTGGAAATTTCCATCAATTAACTCTCATGATTCACCGATGCTTTCATTGCGTATCTGCCTTGTATGGCCCAATCGTACTCTTACACTGGGCTACAAAGCCTATTCTTGTAGTTTCATCTGCAGAGATGGCATCTGAAATTATAAAGACCCATGATGTTACTTTCGCAGATAGGTTTGTTCCAAAAACTATAAGAGTTATCTTCTTCGGTGGAAATGACCTAGTTTTTGCTCCATATGGCGAGCGCTGGAGACAACTCAGGAAGTTTTGTGTTCTTGAATTGTTGACTGCAAAGAGGGTACAATCTTTCAAGTATgtaagagaagaagaagttgataaaGTGATGGAGAAGATAGCTCACTCGTCTCGACAGGGGGACATAATTAATTTGACAGAGACAATATCGACTATGTTGAACTCCATTATATTTAGGTGTTCACTTGGTGACAATTTCAACAAAGATTATACACAGAAATTTATTGGGTTAATAAAGATGGCGACTAGGTTGATGGAGTCGGCTTTCAGTTGTGAAGATTACTTTCCATGGTTGAAATGGATGGATGTCATCACTGGATTAGATCGGAAGCTTAAAAGAACCTCTGAAGAGATAAATACTTTCCTCAATCAAATCATTGATGATCATCTCCTATCCGGTAATTCATGTGTAAAGCACAGTGATCACGACAACAAGAGAAACTTCATAGAGCTACTTCTTCTTCATGCTGAAAAACAACCAAATCTCCATCTCACTCGTGATAATATCAAAGGAATAATACTG gacatgtttaTCGCCGGAAGCGAAACCACAGCTACTGTAGTTGACTGGGCAATAGCGGAGCTCATAAAGAATCCAAAGCTGATGAAGAAAGCACAAGAAGAGGTAAGAAGAGTGGTAGGAAACAAAATGAAAGTGGAAGAGCATGACATTAATCAAATGGACTACTTGAAATGCATTGTGAAAGAGAGCTTACGGTTGCACCCTCCTGTACCATCTTTGCTAGGAAGAAATTCTTCTGCCAATGTCAAAATAGGAGGTTATGACATCCCAGCAAATACAGTATTATTCATCAATGCCTACACGATTCAAAGAGACCCTGAATCGTGGGACAAACCAGAAGAGTTTTATCCGGAGTGA